The Apodemus sylvaticus chromosome 5, mApoSyl1.1, whole genome shotgun sequence genome has a segment encoding these proteins:
- the Romo1 gene encoding reactive oxygen species modulator 1 isoform X2, with protein sequence MPVAVGPYGQSQPSCFDRVKMGFVMGCAVGMAAGALFGTFSCLRIGMRGRELMGGIGKTMMQSGGTFGTFMAIGMGIRC encoded by the exons ATGCCGGTGGCCGTGGGTCCCTACGGGCAGTCCCAGCCCAGCTGCTTCGATCGCGTGAAGATGGGCTTTGTCATGGGTTGCGCCGTGGGTATGGCAGCCGGGGCGCTGTTCGGCACCTTCTCCTGTCTCAG GATCGGAATGCGGGGTCGGGAGCTGATGGGCGGCATTGGGAAAACCATGATGCAGAGTGGCGGCACATTTGGCACTTTCATGGCCATCGGGATGGGCATACGATGCTAA
- the Romo1 gene encoding reactive oxygen species modulator 1 isoform X1: MAGAQALTVLALSSQMPVAVGPYGQSQPSCFDRVKMGFVMGCAVGMAAGALFGTFSCLRIGMRGRELMGGIGKTMMQSGGTFGTFMAIGMGIRC, from the exons ATGGCTGGCGCCCAGGCCCTCACTGTCCTAGCCCTCTCATCGCAGATGCCGGTGGCCGTGGGTCCCTACGGGCAGTCCCAGCCCAGCTGCTTCGATCGCGTGAAGATGGGCTTTGTCATGGGTTGCGCCGTGGGTATGGCAGCCGGGGCGCTGTTCGGCACCTTCTCCTGTCTCAG GATCGGAATGCGGGGTCGGGAGCTGATGGGCGGCATTGGGAAAACCATGATGCAGAGTGGCGGCACATTTGGCACTTTCATGGCCATCGGGATGGGCATACGATGCTAA